The genomic DNA CGTTTTTTTGCTTCGTACAAATTTCTTTCTTGCAGGGAGAAGGAAGGAATCTTAACCGTGGATCATAGACAGATGAAATTCGATTTAACTGTTCTAAGCGGAAAAAAGAAATGTTTCAGTGGATTCCTTTCGGTGATCTTAGAGTTCGGCACCTATTCAGGCGGATTCTATTCAGCAGCTACCCGAACGACTTTATCGAGAAGAACTTAGCGGACATTCGCCAATCACTTGCGATCCACTACTCCTTCTGTATTTTAATCAGCCTCTTCACTTTTCTGATTCCCGATTCCCGGACGTTAACGGGAGAACCGTTATTTTTACTGCATTCGAGCAGGGTCACATTGATTCTACTCTCTCTCCTATTTCTATGGAAGAATTCCCGAAAGACGGATTGGAATCCGCAAAATATGGAATCGTACAAGGTTTGGTCTTCCTCGGTACTCCTCGTATCCTTTTTACCTTTCCTTTATATGGACGAGATCCATTACGACATTTATCTACACCAAGCGACCGCCATCCTTTTGAGTATGAACATTCTGCTTTGGTTGACCACTTCCACAGTGGTTTTGGTCAATCTTGCCTTCGGAGGGGCTTTTTTCGGAGTCTGCTATCTCTCCGATTCCCTCTCGGAAGCGTTCCAAGAATTTCCGATTCTCCTGACCTACGTATTCCTAGGAACATTCGGAAACGTAATCATGAACTACTGGAGAATGATGGATTACCGGGACAAAACCAAACTTTCCAGAGCCGTGATACGACTCCGTAAAAAGAACGATCAGATCAGAAGGATCTCCAATATAGACGACCTCACGAATCTCTACAATCGCCGCTATCTGATCGAACAGTTTGATATATTCAAAAAGCGGGCACGCAGATACAAATTCAATATGGGACTGATCATATTGGATTTGGACCACCTCAAGGAGACGAACGACAAGTTCGG from Leptospira fletcheri includes the following:
- a CDS encoding GGDEF domain-containing protein, with protein sequence MFQWIPFGDLRVRHLFRRILFSSYPNDFIEKNLADIRQSLAIHYSFCILISLFTFLIPDSRTLTGEPLFLLHSSRVTLILLSLLFLWKNSRKTDWNPQNMESYKVWSSSVLLVSFLPFLYMDEIHYDIYLHQATAILLSMNILLWLTTSTVVLVNLAFGGAFFGVCYLSDSLSEAFQEFPILLTYVFLGTFGNVIMNYWRMMDYRDKTKLSRAVIRLRKKNDQIRRISNIDDLTNLYNRRYLIEQFDIFKKRARRYKFNMGLIILDLDHLKETNDKFGHMTGDEALQTLSAVMKSRVRATDVCARIGGDEFCILLDSVDPLGLEMLSESLRKGVEHQALSEEDEYGNPIYVTVSIGATILPFDQDFTFDDLYQSIDSALYESKGAGRNKVTIVTARKLEKKRDKTSTSWPREVRIYR